In the Setaria italica strain Yugu1 chromosome VI, Setaria_italica_v2.0, whole genome shotgun sequence genome, one interval contains:
- the LOC101762895 gene encoding alpha carbonic anhydrase 4: MGLARRHLHHATVGALLAAALLLSTAVPGAMAQEEIEGEHEFSYDPHAENGPDGWGEIKPEWATCSDGRWQSPIDLYHHRAIRRDLGYLNYSYKPAEASIVNRGHDIMVKFKGDAGSLVIDGTVYHLKQLHWHTPTEHALNGHRFSMELHMVHQTPEKKTAVVGILYRVSNLADPFLKSLQPAIERLRGKEEPIGKVNPNHVGLTGSSYFRYMGSLTTPPCTEGIIWTVIPTLRLVASDQLDLLREAVDDGFEMNARPLQEVNHRTIWFRPQPHVSVE; this comes from the exons ATGGGTCTagctcgccgccacctccaccacgccACTGTCGgggcgctcctcgccgccgcgctcctgcTCTCCACCGCCGTCCCGGGCGCCATGGCTCAGGAGGAAATAG AGGGCGAGCACGAGTTCAGCTACGACCCGCACGCGGAGAACGGGCCGGATGGCTGGGGCGAGATCAAGCCGGAGTGGGCGACCTGCAGCGATGGCCGGTGGCAGTCCCCCATCGACCTCTACCACCACCGCGCCATTCGGCGCGACCTCGGTTACCTCAACTACTCCTACAAGCCCGCCGAGGCCTCCATCGTCAACCGCGGCCACGACATCATG GTAAAATTCAAGGGCGACGCCGGGAGTCTGGTGATCGACGGCACGGTGTACCACCTGAAGCAGCTGCACTGGCACACGCCCACCGAGCACGCCCTCAACGGCCACAGGTTCTCCATGGAGCTGCACATGGTGCACCAGACCCCGGAGAAGAAGACGGCAGTGGTCGGCATCCTCTACAGGGTCAGCAACCTCGCCGACCCGTTCCTGAAAAGTCTGCAGCCCGCCATCGAGCGCTTGCGCGGCAAGGAGGAGCCCATCGGCAAGGTGAACCCCAACCACGTCGGCCTCACGGGCAGCTCGTACTTCCGCTACATGGGCTCCCTCACCACGCCGCCCTGCACCGAGGGGATCATCTGGACCGTCATCCCCACG CTTCGCCTCGTGGCCTCGGACCAGCTGGATCTTCTCAGGGAGGCAGTGGATGAC GGCTTTGAGATGAACGCTAGGCCGCTTCAGGAGGTGAACCACAGGACCATCTGGTTCCGCCCTCAGCCCCACGTATCTGTGGAGTAA